GCGTTTGTATTTTAAAAGATCGACCCCTTTTTCCCTCGCCTTGATTGAAATAAGCGTCTGCTTTCCTTCGCGGAGATCGGAGGCACGGTCTTTCCCGCTCTTTTCCGAAGAAGTTAAAAGATCGATGAGATCGTCCTGGATCTGGAACGCGATTCCGGTGTTGAGCCCGAAGTTATAGAGCGTTTTTGTCTGCTGTGCGTTGCCGCCGCCAAGGATCGCCCCGATCCCTGCAGCTGCTGCATACAGGACGCCGGTCTTCTTCTTGACCATCTCCATATATTCGTACTCGTTCACATCGTCCCGCCTCTCAAACGACATGTCCATATGCTGCCCCTCGCAGATATCGGCACAGGCGCGGGCAAGCATCGATACCGCACGGGCCTTTGCATTGCCATCGGCATTCGAAAGGCAGATGAACTCGAATGCACGGGCATAGAGGACATCGCCGGCCAGAATACCGGTCGGGACGTCCCATCTGGTATGAACGGTCTGCACTCCCCGCCGCAGGGAATCGTCGTCCATGATGTCGTCATGGATGAGGGTGAAGGTATGCGTGAGCTCGAGCGCGAGAGCCGCCTGCATAATATCATAGGAGCTCCCGGGCTTCACCGCATCCGCTGCAAGCATGACAACCGCGGGGCGCAGCCTCTTTCCCCCGGCAGCGAGGAGATGTGCGGATGCCATGTTCAGCTCACCGACCCGGCAGGTAAAATACCGGTCAATCATGTGGTTTATCTGTTCTGCGACGGATGAAAGGTAAGGTTCAAGCTCCATGGCACAATTCCCCTAGTTCAGTTTGAGGCGCTGCCCGTTCCTGAGCATATGCAGGTCAGAATGGAGCGTGTACCCCATGTCCGATGCAAAGTCCGCATAGCTCGCGGTCATTTTCATGGATCCGTGCGCAGGGATGACATGCTGCGGGTTGAGTATCTGGACCATCTCGTAGTGGTCTTCGCGGTACGCGTGGCCGCTGACATGCAGGTCTTCAAATATACGCACTCCCGCAAGTTTCAGGTGCGCTTCGATCATGTACCGCTGCCCGAAGTTCATCGGGTTGGGGATGACGTTTGCCGAGAAAACGACCTTGTCTCCTTTGGCAAGCAGGTAGGGAGTGTCTCCCGTGGCGACACGGGTCAGGATCGAACCGGGTTCGCCCTGGTGGCCTGTGACAATCGGCATGAATTTTTCCTTTCCCTCCTTCATCATCCTTCGCATTGTCCGGTCGACGGTGCGCCGGTTGCCAAAGACGCTGGTCGTAGACGGGAACGAAACAAGCTTCATCTGCTCGGCAGTTACCGAGTACCGCTCCATCGACCTGCCAAGGAGCACCGGTTTTCTCCCGATCTCGTGGGCGCATTCCGCAATGGTTTTGACACGCGAGATATGGGAGGAGAATGTGGAAACAAGGATTGCATTCTTGTCGTCCTCGTAACTCGTGATTGTGTCCCGCACAAGGTTGCGGGCAATCCTCTCGCTGGGACACCTTCCTGACCGTTCGATGTTGGTGCATTCCACAATCAGGGCGATTACTCCTTCCTTCCCGATCTGCCGGAGCCGCGCAAAGTCCGGCGGTTCACCGATCACCGGGGTCCGGTCCAGCTTGAAGTCCAGCGCATAAACAATCGCGCCGTGCGGGGTGTGGAGCACCGCGACCACCGTATCGATGATCGAGTGCTGCATCCGCACAAACTCAAGCACCAGTGTCTGCGAGAGCGTGTACCGCTGCCCGGACTTCAGCGGGAAGAGCTTGTTGTTGACCCCGAATTTCTGCTCGCCCGATATCTGCTGGCGGATCAGCTCGGTGGTGTACGGGGTTGATATGATCGGCGCGTTGTACCTGTGCGCCAGTTTGGGGATTGCACCGATATGGTCAAGGTGCCCATGGGTGCAGACAATCGCTTTCACGGTCCCCTCGACCGAGTTCATCATCGTGTCGTCCGGTATCGCCTTGATCTTTATCAGGTCAAGGGAGTGCATATTCTCGATCTCCGCGTCTTCGTGGATCATCACCTGATCCAGGCGGAGTCCCATGTCAAAGATGACAATTTCCTTTCCGCAGCGGACGGCGGTCATATTCCGCCCGACTTCATCATACCCGCCCACTGCGATAATCTCGATATCCATGTATACTGTCTCCTGTTCTCGTTTTGTTGTGTGTGAATAAAAAAAATTTAAAAATTATTTCCTGATGCCCGCCGGATTATCCCTGTCGATCATCTGCCGGGTCTTTCCGGTGACAAACATCCGCGCTTTCCTAAGGTCTGTGACGCGGGCTGATCCTGTAAGGAACATTGCAGCATCCAGTTGCCGGTGAACCGCATCGATCTTTTGTCCGAGCGCCTCGTCGCTTTCAAGAGCGGCGGGAAGGAGCGGGAGCGCCATCCCGCAGAGGTCGGCCCCGAGCGCGAGCGCTTTTGCCATGTCCAGACCACTACGTATGCCTCCTGATGCAATTACTGAACCCGGGGACGCCAGCACTTCGCACAGGCTCACAACCGTGGGGATCCCCCAGTCTGCAAAGTCCTCGCCGAGGGCCATTTTATTCCTGTCTGCAGGGTTCCGGTTCTTTTTTGCCCGTACACTTTCTACCGCAGCCCACGACGTCCCGCCTGCCCCGCCTACATCAAGTACTACAACTCCCGCACCACGACACTTCCGCGCAGTCTCTGCCGAGATACCGGAACCGGTCTCTTTCACAATCACCGGCGTCTTTGTGTCCTTGCAGAGCGCCCGTATGGCATCGAGACATCCGGCCGCGTTATGGTCTCCTTCCGGCTGGATTGCTTCCTGCAGGAAGTTAAGGTGGATTGCGATTGCATCTGCACCGATCATCGCGACAGCCTGCTCCGCCCATTCGATGCCATGGTCGCGGAGCTGGACGGCGCCGAGGTTTGCCACAAGAAACGCATGCGGCGCCTCATCCCGCACCACCGAGAATGTGTCGGCAAGGCCGGGGTTTTCAAGGGCAGCCCGCTGGGAGCCGACACCCATGCCGATCCCAAAGCGCTCTGCTGCCCGCGCAAGCCTGGCATTCACCTCTTTTGTCTCCGGGTGCCCGCCGGTCATTGCAGAGATAAAAAGAGGAGATGAGAATGTCCGGGACAAAAAACGAGTGCGCCGGTCAATCGCTGCCATATCGCACTCCGGCAGCGCGTTGTGTACGAACCGTATGTCGGAAAAACCGGCATCGCCACGCTCGATATCCTCCTCTGCGCAGATCCGCAGGTGGTCAAGCTTCCGTGACGATGTAAAATGTTTTTTGTCTCCCATGGTCTCCCTCCCTTTTTATTTTCTCACTTTTGTCCCGCCGCAGTCCCTTCCGATAAGGAAATCGGGGACGCGTGAGACATGGAAAATTTCAGACCCGACACCCGCACGCGCGAGGTCGAGCAGTTCATTGATCTTCCCTCTCATTCCACCGGTGACATCGGTAAATGTCGAGCTGCCGATATCGAGGGCGCGGGCAGATGCCGGTGTAATCTCCGGCACAACCGTCCCCCCATTCAGCACTCCCGGTACATCGGTGGCGAGCCCCACACGGTCAATGCTGATCAGCGGTGCGAGATAGCGCACAAGCTGGTCACCTGACACGATGCAGGCGCCCCGGGACTTGTCCATCACCACATCGCCGTGGATCACCGGAACCATCCCGAGGGTTAACATTTTTTCAAGCTGCCGCTTCTCGAATGCGACCAGCCTCCCGTTATCTGCAAACGCGACATGAAGCGGGTGGATTCCCAGCGCCTCCACGCCATGCCCCTGCAGCGCTGCTACTACCGCATCATTCAGCCGGGCAACCGCATGGTGCGTGACCGCGATGCCTTCCGCATGCCCCGCGTTTGCACCGCGGTCGAGATGATACCGCTTTGCTTCCGGATGGCCGCATGAGCCGGCGCCGTGCACGATTACCAGGCCCGGTACCGGGTTTTCTGCCACTGCCAGTGCAATGTCAGCGACCTGCGCATGGTTGATCGCACAGTCGCCGCTCTTGTCGGTGATCACGCTCCCGCCAAGCTTGAGCATTACACGGTCAGACATGTTTCTCCTTTCGTGCACCTTCGGTGTCGATACCGGTCACGATCGCCCGGGCATTGCATGCCTCGATTGCCTTTGCCACCCGGTGCTTGAGCCCTTTTGGGGTTACAGCGACCATGCATCCCCCGCCACCCGCACCGGTCAGCTTTGCGCCAAACGCACCTGCCGCCCTTGCAGCAAGCACGAGACGCGAGAGCGCCGGGTGACCCACCCCGAGGGCATCGAGCAATGCATGGTTCATATCCATGTACCTGCCCAGTTCCTGCGGGTTGTTGAGGTGGTGGATCGCGTTCAGGCTCACCCCCTCGATCGCATCGAGCAGGTGGCTGACAATCTCCGGATGTTTTTTTTTGAGATCGCTTACCTGCTCTACCATCTGGGAGGTGTTGTGCGATACGAGGGTGTCGCCGATTACGATGTGGAGGTTCTGCGGGGGAAGGCGCCGGCGGGAGGAGCCGGTGATCAGGACAATCCCGCCATAGGATGATACGGTGGTATCGGTGGGGCTTGCCCTGCCTTTCTGCACCTTCTTTTCGATCCCAAATGCCATGTCGGCGATCTCTTCCCGCGTTTTGCCCAGATGGAATTCATCGTTGATGGCGCAAAGCGTGGCAACCGTCACTGCTGCAGACGACCCAAGACCGGACGAACTCGGGATCTGCGAGTTGATGTACACGCTGCCATTGACACCCAACTCGGTAAAGCAGTTGTGGATGTAAGGTGAACCCGCTGACTGGGGACGTTTGCTCTGGCGCACGGTCACATAGACGCGGGGCTTGATCGCCATCGCAATTCCGGGTTTGCCGTACACCACCGCATGCTCGCCGAACAAAAAGACCTTGCCCGGCGCACTCCAAGTTGCCAACCTATATCACCGCAATGGCCGCATACCCCACGACTTCAGCCCGGTCACCGGTTACATCCCCGCTTGTCGCGTACTTAAGGAGCCTGCCCTGAGTTGCCCCCATCGCCCGGCACGCTTCCACCATGGCCGCAATCGGGCCGTACCCGCAGGCAGAGACCTTCCGCCTTTCAATGCGTAAAAAGAACTCCCCGATGTCAAGCGACTGCAGGGATTCGATCGCATACAGGTCATTTTCCCGGGCGAGCGCCTCCGGAATATAATGGGAGAAATCGCTTGACGCAACGACCCGCACGTCCCGCCTGGTAGCCCTGGCTGCGGCAGTTATTTTCCTGCCAAGGTGCATCGCGCTCTCTTCGTCCTGCCCGCCCATCATCACCGGTGCAACCCTGGCCCGGGGGAACCGGAACTTGATAAACGGCATCTGGACTTCAAGCGAATGCTCATCTGCATGCGAAAACTCGTCAGTTTCGATATCGAGGGCTTTTACAAATGCTTCGTCCGTATCGATCACACCGAGCGGTGTTTCCCATGGGACTGCCGACGCTGCTGTCATGTACCCCCGGTGGGACGGGCCTATCACCACGAATGTGCCCGAGAAGTCAGAGGGGATTGCGGCATATGCCCGCGCCGCAACCTCCCCTGAATAGATATACCCTGCATGGGGTGCAACAATACCCAGTGCATCCACCGGTTCGCCGCCTTTTGCAAAGAACCGGGTGAGCAGCTGCTCAAGATGATTGGGTTCCCGCGGGTAGAACATCCCCGCCACTGCGCATGCACGCATCTTCATCGGATAAACCCTCTGGTCAAACTGGTATATCCAGATATCGGTTGCCAGAAAAGCCGGGCAGCCGGATCAGATATCAGTCTCAAAGTCTTCGGGGGCCAGTGCCGTGGATATGCCGCGGAGCCGGAGCATCTCGCGGGTGAGCAGGAAGTAGACCATCGAGAGCGCTTTTCTCCCCTTGTTGTTGGTCGGGATCACAAGGTCGACAAACTTGGTCATATTGTTGGTATCGCAGAGCGCGATGACCGGAATGCCGCACTGGACGCCCTCGTGGATAACCTGTGCATCGCCGATAGGGTCAGTGACGACAATCACTTCAGGTTCGATGTAGCCGTCAAGTACCGGGTTGGTGAGGAGGCCGGGTATGAATCGTCCGGTAGCTGACATTGCGCCGATCGTGTCGGCAAACTTCTTTGCCGGGTACTGCCCGTACTGGCGGGAGGTGACGACAAGGATATTCGGGGGCTCATAATGGTTCAGGAAGTTTGCCACGGTCTTGATACGTGCGTCGGTCTCCCGGATATCCAGGATATAGAGCCCATCACCGCGGACGCGGTAGATGAACCTCTTCATGTCTTCGCTCTTCTGCTGGGTGCCGATGTGGACACCTGCCGCAAGATAATCTTCGACAGGGACGAGCGGTTCTTTTAATTCAATTTCCATCTCGGTAACTTGGGTCATATCTGTTCCTCTATGCGAATCAGTTCGTTCAGTTTTGCAATGCGTTCCCCGCCAACCACACCGGTTTTTAAGAAAACACAGGAGAACGCGGTTGCGAGGTGTGCAATTGTCGTATCAGTGGTCTCACCGGACCGGTGGCTCATCACCGTGTCCAACCCCTGGGTATGGGCAAGCCTGACCGCGTCAAAGGTGTCAGTCAGGGTGCCCACCTGGTTGGGTTTGATCAGTACGCAGTTCGCGGATGCCGATTCGATGCCCTGCAGGATACGGTCGACCTGCGTGACAAAGATGTCGTCACCGCAGACAAGGCACCGGTCACCGACCTGTGCGTTGAGATCGGCAAAGCCGGAAAAGTCCTCTTCATGCATCGGGTCTTCGACATAGACAAGCTTGTATTTGTCCACAAGCTCCGCGATGTACGCGACCTGATCTTCGGTGGAGCGCTTCTTCCTGCGGTACTTGTAATGCCCATCGCTCCAGAGCTGGCTTGCCGCAACATCGATGCCCATATCTACAGATACGTTCATCTCGTCGGCAACGGTACTGCAGGCTTCGGCAATAATATCGAATGCAAGGGCGTCATCTATCTGGGGCGCCCATGCACCCTCGTCTCCCTTGCCGCATGCCTTGCCCTTCTTGTTCAGGATCTCTTTGACGGTGCGGTGCACTGCTGCGTTAGCAAATACTGCTTCCTGCACATCGGCAGCATCGCCCGTGACCACCAGGAACTCCTGGATCTCGGTCGCATCTGCAGCGTGCGCACCGCCGCCGATCACGTTCCCGAGCGGGAGCGGCATCTCGGTAACAAACGCCCCGGCAAGGTACCGGAAGAGGGGCATGCCCCCTGCCGACGCAGCGGCTTTTGCGTTTGCAAGCGACAGGGCGACGGCGACATTTGCACCGATGCCGGAGAAGTTGTCTGTCCCGTCAATATCCCGGAGCTGCTCGTCAAACCCCGCCTGATCGGATGCGTCCAGGCCGATAAGGGCCGGCAGAAGGTTTGCCATTGCGCTCTCGACTGCATCCCCCGGGGGAAGGACTTTTGCCTCCCGTGACCCGGTGCTTGCACCGGCAGGGGCTGCTGCCCGGCCGAACCCTGATGTCGTGAGGATATCGGCTTCGACTGTCGGGTTCCCCCGGCTGTCCAGGATAACCCGGAGCTCGACTGCTTCAATCAACGTCATGGGTGTGTTCACTTCCTCTTTACGGTAATGGGTATTTTGTTTTGGGTGAATTCGTCGATCGCAATCTCCAGCGGATCGATCCTTTCGGTTTTGATGAGTAATGGTGCACCCATTGATATCTGCAGAGCACGGGCTCCGATAATCCGCGCCCGTTCATACCGGGTATATTGTGGTGTCTGCATGTGTCTTCCTCAGAATGGTCTAAATTAAAATGGGGTCGCTGAGATTCGAACTCAGGTCACTGCGTCCCGAACGCAATAGGATGGACCAGGCTACCCTACGACCCCCCATAAATGCGCCTCTCACTGGTACGGGTTGAGCTCATCGATGATCTCATTGTGCGTGAGCAGCATGCGCCGGCAGCAGTAGCGGGTAAGACCGAGGTCATCGAGGATCTTTTTGGGATCCTCGCCAGCTGCCCGCCTCAATTTAAACTCTTCAAACGCTGTGGAGACTGGTTTTCCACAGGTGAAGCATCGTACGGGTATCACGATTGTCGACCTCTCATTCTTTCTTTTATCCTAACGATAAGACTTTTGGAACTTCTTGCGTGCACCGCGCCCGTGCGGCTTTTTCGTTTCCTTCTGCCGCGAATCGTTGACAAGCAGCGTCCGGTCGTACAGCAGGTACGTGTCTTTCATCTGGGGATCGTTATGCCATTCGACAATTCCCCTCGCGAGAGCAGTGCGGATGGCTTCCGCCTGCCCCATCGAACCCCCTCCTTCAACATCGATAGCGACATCGATGCCGTTCACCGCGTTGGGCACAAGCAGGAGCGGTTCGGAGATCTTCATCCGTGTAACCTCGGTCCCGTACTTGTCCAGCGGGACGGAGTTGATCCGGATGATGCCCTTACCGGCCTTGAGCGTAGCCCGTGCGATTGCCGTCTTGCGTTTTCCACTTGTGTTGATGATCTTGACCATAATGACCACCCGTTAGAACTTTGCCCCCAGAAAGGTGCAGACTGCACCAAGGGTGACAAACTGTACATTGTTCAGCCGGTTCATGTGTGCCTCGTCAGGCACCTCCATCTCTTTACCCACGAAATCGACCGGGATGCCCACGTAGCACCGGATACGCCTCATCGCGTCAACGCCACGGGGGCGTTTGTACGGCAGCATACCGCGGATCGTTCTCTTCATTAAGTGGTCCGGCCTGCGCGGGAGGAACGGCCCCCAGCCGGTTGAACCCCGGCTGCGCTTGGTCTGGTAATTGGAAAGCACCCGCGCCCGGCTGCCTGAAATGATTGCCTTTTCCGCGTTGACGACCGCGATCTCCTCTCCGGCAAGCGCCCGCTGTGCGACAACGCTTGCAAGCCGTCCAAGGAGCATGCCATCACCGTTGATTACTGTCACCATCGTATGTTCACCTCAGGATACGGACACCGCTTCCCTTCGGGTTGTCCTGCAGGAGCTGTTCGATTGTCATGCACTGCCCTTTCGCGTCCCGGATCTTGCTTGTCGCTGATGCCGAGAAGTTCAGTGCCGCCACTTTCACCGATTGTGAAAGGGCGCCGCTGCCCAGCACCTTTCCGGGGACGATGATCGTCTCACCTTTCTGGGCGTAGCGCTCGATCTTGGAAAGGTTGACCTCGGCATGGTTCCTGTTGGAGGTCTCCAGCCTGCTTGCGATCTCGCGCCAGATCTTTGCCTCATTCTCGCGTGATGTATTCTTTAAGAGCGATATGAGATTGGTAAGACGGGGGTTCGTCTTTTCCACGGTTCTTGTCATTTCTTGTCATCCCCTGAAATTTCGCGTGTCTGTTTCTCCAGCTCGTCTGACTGTCCTTTGATGTGTTGCAGCGCCTGGCGCAGGATCTCTTTTACCGGAAGCGACCCGTCGCCTTCGACCACGAAAATATACCGGTCGGGCTCTGCTGAGACCTTGATTGCCGGTTCGTCCCCGATGCCGGTTGCCACGCATGCCCGTTCGCAGAGCCTGCACATGGAGCAATCGGATAGCTTGCCCTCAATAACCTCGACCTTCTTGCCTTTTGCGGCAAGGATTTCCCGCGGGCATTCCTCAATGCACATCCCGCACGCATCGCAGGCATCTGAAATCGCAATGACGGGATGGTTCTTGTACCCGCAGACATTCGTCGGCTGCCATTTGGCATGCTCTTTTCCGGTGTTGAGTTCCGCCCGCGCCTCGAGCACGAGCTTCTGCCCCTTGGTGAGTTTTACGATTGGGATATTATCATGCACCGGGACCGCTTTGGGGTCCTGCGGGATCAGGTCGCTTGACTTGACCATTTTGGGGCCTTCTACACTCAGGGTATAAGTGACCGAACAGCTCGGGCACCCCGCACCACCGCATGCACAGGTCTCCTTGCGGGAGTACGTGGCAAGGTCGGTGATGATCGGGATCAGCCCGAGCCGGTGGGCAAGCATCTCGTCGAAGAGTGCGCTTGTATTGTCATAGATGCGCACTTCGTCGATCGCAAGCGTCGGCACTTCAGAGATCATCGCCCTGCGCAGTGCATTTGCAAATGAGGGGGGGGCACCGATAAGTGTGAATCGCGCAATAGTATCGTCAAGACTTGCAAACTGGATCTCCATCACACTCTCCTTCCTCGTCTGCCACCCTTCGGACGGCATGAGTCGTGGGGGATAGGCGTGACGTCTTCAATCCTGCCGATGCGCATGCCGGCACGGGCGAGCGCACGGATTGCTGCCTGCGCTCCGGGCCCGGGGCTGCGCTGCTTGCCCTGCCCGGGTGCACGCACCTTGACATGGACACCAACGATTCCCTTCTCTTTTGCAGCAGCCGCAACATTTCCGGCCATCTGCATCGCTGCATACGGCGAGCTTTCGTTACGGTCCTGCTTGACCACCATGCCTCCTGAGCTCTTGGTCACCGTCTCTGCGCCTGATAGGTCGGTGATGGTGATGATGGTGTTGTTAAACGATGCGAAGATATGGGCAATGCCCCACTTCTCCTTGTCTGATGCTGCCATCTTATCTCACTCCCGGGGCTTTGGTGATACGCGCTTTTTCTGCATGGGAGTCCGCAACAAACGGCGATTTGCCGTAGTAGCTGATCTGCCCTTCTTCGGTGCGGCTAACCCGGTAACCGGGGATGCTCACGCGCCTTCCGCCGACCGCGATATGCCCGTGGGTGATGAGCTGCCGTGCCTGCTTTGGCGACCGTGCAAGGCCTTTGCGGTACACCAGCGTCTGGAGCCGTCGCTCGAGCTCGGTCTGGATCTTGAGGGAGAGGATGTCATCGATATCCGCATCCGGGCCGAGCAGTCCTCCCCTTTGCATGGAAGTGATAAGTTCAGACCTTTTCGCTTCAAAGAGCGGCCGGTCAGTACTGCTTGACATGAGCGCAAGCAGGTTGCGTGCCCCTTTCCGGTACTTGCGCAGGATGCTCTGCGCCTTCCACACTTCCCGCTTGTTCCGTAGCCCGTACTCGATGACAAGCCGTGTCTCCTGCTCAATCCGCGTCTTTTCAAACGGGCGTTTGGGAGTCTGGTATGATTTATGGTTCTTTCCCGGGTATCCCATGGTTTTACGCGCCTCCCTCTTTGGTCTTCTTCACACCAACGGTCGCGCCGGTTCTGCCCGTGGACTTGGTGCGCTGCCCGCGGACTTTCTGCCCGGTCTCGTGGCGGATTCCCTTGTAGCAGCGAATCTTTCTCATCATGTTGACATCGTCATCTCTGGCCATCGTCACATCGATGCCTAACAGGTGTTTTGCTTCACCGGTGTAGACATCCTTGGGCCGGTTCGTCATCCATGACGGCACTTTGGTGCCATAATGGTCGATGACGGCACGGAGCCGGTTGACCCCGTCCTCATCCAGACGCCCCAGCGTCGTATATTCGTTGACTTTTGCCATGCGGGAGATAACGCTTGACGTATGCCTGCCCACACCCTTGATCCCGGTGAGGGCGACACGGACGGATTTTGTCCCGTCCAGATCGGTGGTGCCAATCCGTACAAAGTATTTTATGTCTTCTTCCTGAGCCATCCAATCCCCTCGTTTTTGTGAGATTTTCTCTGAAGCGCTGAGGGAGGGATTTGAACCCTCGAGTCCCAGGGGGACACAGGTTTAGCAAACCTGCGCCATACCAGGCTTGGCTACCTCAACAGAGGAATCTCGCATCTTTTACAGACACTCGCAGCAGATATCCGCTGCTCCATGAATGGTGCTTTATAATATGGTTGGGTCGGGATTATAAGTGTTTGTGTTATATGAATCCCGAATGTAATGAGGGATGAATATCGAGAAGATTTTCATCAGAAAATCTTCGCTGTGTCGAACCCCCCTCGGGGGTGAGCTTGAGAAGATTTCCGAAGGAATTCTTCGAGTGTGCAATATAAGCCCGCCATGAACCGCAATTTTACCGGCTATTGTTCATCGGCCGGTGACACGGACTGCCGGTACCTGTCTTTTGGTACGTTGATCTCGAACCTTGCTCCTTTTCCATATTCCCCGGTCTCTGCAATCGTGATACCTGTGATGGAAAGGATCTCCCGGATCAAAAACAGCCCGAGGCCTGTGTGTTTGCCAAACCCGCGGATAAAGATCTTCTCCTTGTTTTCTGAAGGGATGCCGGTCCCGTTATCCTCATACACGATTGTCAGCCCGCCCGGGGATTCCTGCGAGAAGAGTGAGATGGCAGTCACACGATCCCCGTGCCGTACCGAGTTTTCCATAAGATTGTAAAAGACTTTCTCGATTAAGGGGTCAGAGAATATCGAAATGCCGTCAAGGTGCACATTGAGAGCAACCTCTTTGAGGGGGAGCTGGACTGCAGCCCTCCTGATGGTTGACGGGAGGTCCTGCCATTCCGGTGACCGCACCCCGATATCCTCGTAGTATTTTGTAAATTCGATCTGGCGCTCGATGGACAGTACCGTATCGATCTCCTTATGCATGTATTCAAGGAGGGCAGGATCGCGTGTCAGTTCCTGGGAGAGTTCAAGGTAGGCAAGCAACGCCGTGATTTTGTTGAGGATGTCATGGCGGGTAACCGAAGACAGTATATTGAGTTTTTTGTTTGCATGCGCCAGCGCTTCGTTAATGCGCTCCAGTTCCCGGTTGTGGTAAGCCATCTCCTGCTGTAACGCCCTGCGTTCCGTGATGTCCTCGATGACCCCGTCCACCCATTCAACTTCACCGTTTTCATTGCATTTCGGTCTGGCATTCACCGAGACCCAGATCAGTGTCCCGTCCTTCTTTTTTAATTGGAGGACCCGGCCCTTATAAATTCCACATGCATTGAGGTCTGATAGGAATTTTTTCCTCTCTTCAGGATTA
Above is a genomic segment from Methanoregula sp. containing:
- a CDS encoding 30S ribosomal protein S9 — translated: MVKIINTSGKRKTAIARATLKAGKGIIRINSVPLDKYGTEVTRMKISEPLLLVPNAVNGIDVAIDVEGGGSMGQAEAIRTALARGIVEWHNDPQMKDTYLLYDRTLLVNDSRQKETKKPHGRGARKKFQKSYR
- a CDS encoding 50S ribosomal protein L13, encoding MVTVINGDGMLLGRLASVVAQRALAGEEIAVVNAEKAIISGSRARVLSNYQTKRSRGSTGWGPFLPRRPDHLMKRTIRGMLPYKRPRGVDAMRRIRCYVGIPVDFVGKEMEVPDEAHMNRLNNVQFVTLGAVCTFLGAKF
- a CDS encoding 50S ribosomal protein L18e, encoding MTRTVEKTNPRLTNLISLLKNTSRENEAKIWREIASRLETSNRNHAEVNLSKIERYAQKGETIIVPGKVLGSGALSQSVKVAALNFSASATSKIRDAKGQCMTIEQLLQDNPKGSGVRILR
- a CDS encoding DNA-directed RNA polymerase subunit D, translated to MEIQFASLDDTIARFTLIGAPPSFANALRRAMISEVPTLAIDEVRIYDNTSALFDEMLAHRLGLIPIITDLATYSRKETCACGGAGCPSCSVTYTLSVEGPKMVKSSDLIPQDPKAVPVHDNIPIVKLTKGQKLVLEARAELNTGKEHAKWQPTNVCGYKNHPVIAISDACDACGMCIEECPREILAAKGKKVEVIEGKLSDCSMCRLCERACVATGIGDEPAIKVSAEPDRYIFVVEGDGSLPVKEILRQALQHIKGQSDELEKQTREISGDDKK
- a CDS encoding 30S ribosomal protein S11, encoding MAASDKEKWGIAHIFASFNNTIITITDLSGAETVTKSSGGMVVKQDRNESSPYAAMQMAGNVAAAAKEKGIVGVHVKVRAPGQGKQRSPGPGAQAAIRALARAGMRIGRIEDVTPIPHDSCRPKGGRRGRRV
- a CDS encoding 30S ribosomal protein S4, coding for MGYPGKNHKSYQTPKRPFEKTRIEQETRLVIEYGLRNKREVWKAQSILRKYRKGARNLLALMSSSTDRPLFEAKRSELITSMQRGGLLGPDADIDDILSLKIQTELERRLQTLVYRKGLARSPKQARQLITHGHIAVGGRRVSIPGYRVSRTEEGQISYYGKSPFVADSHAEKARITKAPGVR
- a CDS encoding 30S ribosomal protein S13, with translation MAQEEDIKYFVRIGTTDLDGTKSVRVALTGIKGVGRHTSSVISRMAKVNEYTTLGRLDEDGVNRLRAVIDHYGTKVPSWMTNRPKDVYTGEAKHLLGIDVTMARDDDVNMMRKIRCYKGIRHETGQKVRGQRTKSTGRTGATVGVKKTKEGGA
- a CDS encoding PAS domain-containing sensor histidine kinase — encoded protein: MAVPLIDHFRADPRTSLILVSGTAVFALALNLYGLLIGITVVTSHLLYLPIILASFYYPRRGIWFGGGISAIYFMMVVATRSGFPEDLGSAAARCGMFIVIAFVVSYLSLRLKENEQNLIFAKEEWERTFDAVPDLIALIDQNQKILRVNRALAAKLCITPEQAVGLHCYEVMHCTDAPPDICPHIKLIRDGNEHTSEVHEDRLGGDFLVTVSPLRNANGIMIGSVHVARDITERKRAVESLRQSEEKFRTLMENLNVGVYRNTADSEGRFLWANTAQAHMLGYDSVEELLQVPVMDLYPNPEERKKFLSDLNACGIYKGRVLQLKKKDGTLIWVSVNARPKCNENGEVEWVDGVIEDITERRALQQEMAYHNRELERINEALAHANKKLNILSSVTRHDILNKITALLAYLELSQELTRDPALLEYMHKEIDTVLSIERQIEFTKYYEDIGVRSPEWQDLPSTIRRAAVQLPLKEVALNVHLDGISIFSDPLIEKVFYNLMENSVRHGDRVTAISLFSQESPGGLTIVYEDNGTGIPSENKEKIFIRGFGKHTGLGLFLIREILSITGITIAETGEYGKGARFEINVPKDRYRQSVSPADEQ